The Thermococcus sp. M39 genome window below encodes:
- a CDS encoding HIT family protein, whose translation MKCPFCNANPEVLLYEDDLIRILIDSYPANKGHLLVVPKRHVEKWEELSFEEKVALLRGIELAMEKLKLTLNPDGFNVGINLGKAAGQTVPHLHIHVIPRYEGDTNFPRGGVRKAVLDIEDENLELKERWIRNRMSEEETEKLRTAFKS comes from the coding sequence ATGAAATGCCCCTTCTGCAATGCAAATCCTGAAGTGCTGCTTTATGAAGATGACTTAATTAGGATCCTTATTGACTCTTATCCAGCCAATAAAGGTCATCTATTGGTTGTCCCAAAGAGGCATGTGGAAAAATGGGAGGAGCTGAGCTTTGAGGAGAAAGTTGCCTTGCTTAGAGGAATTGAACTTGCAATGGAGAAGTTGAAGCTGACTTTAAATCCAGACGGCTTTAATGTTGGTATAAATTTAGGAAAAGCCGCTGGGCAGACTGTTCCTCATCTTCACATTCATGTAATTCCGAGGTATGAAGGAGATACGAACTTTCCGAGAGGGGGTGTCAGAAAGGCTGTCCTTGACATTGAAGACGAGAACTTAGAGCTAAAAGAACGATGGATTAGGAACAGGATGAGTGAAGAGGAAACTGAAAAGCTTAGAACTGCATTTAAGAGTTGA
- a CDS encoding YbaK/EbsC family protein has translation MNFKELEERAVKFRDERLWKKYHTPKNLTISIAVEVGELLEHFQWDTNEEILEKVKNPKIKEEIGDEIADIIIYLTLLAHELGIDLDEAVERKLKKNEEKYPAKEIRLQEIVEELGGEIIEVGKEVRSVKQVTKLLGVKPEQVVKSLVFITEKEPILVIVDGKSKASLEKLAKYFRKVRMASKEEVEKITGYKVGEVPPVGVSIRTVIDKKVLEKEIVIAGGGRIDRLIKIKPEKTVEFQKAEVLDIAE, from the coding sequence ATGAATTTTAAAGAGCTTGAGGAAAGAGCGGTTAAGTTTCGAGATGAAAGACTGTGGAAGAAATACCACACTCCGAAAAACCTCACTATTTCAATAGCTGTAGAGGTGGGAGAGCTTTTAGAGCATTTCCAGTGGGACACAAACGAAGAAATTCTTGAGAAAGTTAAGAATCCAAAGATTAAAGAAGAGATTGGAGATGAAATTGCTGATATAATAATCTACCTCACGCTTTTGGCCCATGAGCTTGGCATTGACTTAGATGAAGCTGTTGAAAGGAAGCTGAAGAAAAATGAGGAAAAGTATCCAGCAAAGGAAATAAGACTTCAAGAAATCGTTGAAGAGCTTGGAGGGGAAATAATTGAAGTTGGAAAAGAAGTTAGGAGCGTCAAACAGGTTACAAAGCTCCTAGGAGTCAAGCCAGAGCAAGTTGTTAAATCCCTAGTCTTCATCACTGAAAAGGAGCCAATTTTAGTCATAGTTGATGGAAAGTCTAAAGCTAGCTTAGAAAAGCTCGCAAAATACTTTAGGAAAGTTAGAATGGCAAGCAAAGAGGAAGTTGAGAAAATTACAGGATATAAAGTCGGAGAAGTTCCACCAGTTGGGGTTTCAATTAGAACGGTGATTGACAAGAAAGTCCTTGAAAAAGAAATCGTAATAGCCGGCGGTGGAAGAATTGACCGCCTGATAAAGATAAAGCCAGAGAAGACAGTTGAGTTCCAAAAGGCCGAAGTTCTAGACATTGCGGAATAA